In a genomic window of Deltaproteobacteria bacterium:
- a CDS encoding YifB family Mg chelatase-like AAA ATPase, whose amino-acid sequence MNNVNYSKVLSAALYGVDASVIDVETDIANGLPSFTIVGLPDGAIKESKDRIKSAMHNTGYSIPSKRVTINLAPAHIKKEGSAYDLPICIGILTAIGIIEPQALEGIVMLGELALDGVVKPVKGSLSTAIMAKDLNLRGIILPKGNGLEAAIVEGLRIFEVSHLSEVVSMFRGELTLKPVSTDINNLFNSLSTYDIDFSEVKGQEHAKRALEIAAAGGHNVLMIGPPGTGKTMLAMRIPTILPRMSLKEAIETTKIHSATGILSLAAPLVTKRPFRSPHHTISDVGLVGGTQQPKPGEVSLSHNGVLFLDELPEFKRNALEALRQPLEDGYVTISRAQQTITFPSRFMLVAAMNPCPCGYYGDPHHQCSCPVRSIIKYRSRISGPLLDRFDIQIDVPAVRFKEIIRDDANESSRDILKRVEKARKIQGERFNGLKIFSNAQMLPRHTKKFCKLNEQSIILLANAIERLGLSARAYSRIIKVARTIADLDNTLEIQSQHIAEAIQYRSLDRTFENI is encoded by the coding sequence ATGAACAATGTCAATTATTCCAAAGTATTGAGTGCGGCTCTTTATGGAGTGGATGCATCGGTAATCGATGTAGAAACTGATATAGCAAACGGGCTTCCGTCTTTTACAATAGTTGGTTTGCCAGATGGAGCTATAAAAGAGAGTAAAGACAGAATTAAAAGTGCAATGCACAACACGGGTTACAGTATACCGTCAAAAAGGGTTACAATAAACCTCGCTCCTGCTCATATAAAGAAGGAAGGTTCTGCCTATGATCTGCCCATTTGCATCGGTATACTGACGGCAATTGGAATAATTGAGCCTCAGGCACTTGAAGGCATTGTTATGCTTGGCGAGCTTGCACTTGACGGCGTCGTAAAACCGGTGAAAGGCAGCTTATCGACGGCAATCATGGCAAAGGATCTGAATCTCAGAGGTATAATTTTACCAAAAGGAAACGGACTGGAGGCTGCAATTGTTGAGGGATTAAGGATCTTCGAGGTAAGCCATTTATCAGAAGTGGTAAGCATGTTTAGAGGAGAGTTAACGCTAAAACCTGTTAGTACGGATATCAATAATCTTTTTAATAGCCTGTCAACGTACGATATAGATTTTAGCGAGGTAAAAGGACAGGAACACGCAAAGCGTGCACTTGAGATTGCAGCAGCAGGCGGCCATAATGTACTTATGATAGGTCCGCCCGGAACAGGTAAAACAATGCTTGCAATGCGTATTCCAACAATATTACCACGCATGAGTTTAAAGGAGGCAATAGAAACAACAAAGATCCATAGTGCTACCGGCATCCTGTCACTCGCTGCCCCGCTTGTAACTAAGAGGCCGTTCCGTTCACCGCATCATACCATATCGGATGTGGGGCTTGTAGGCGGTACTCAACAACCAAAGCCTGGAGAGGTAAGCCTTTCCCATAACGGAGTTCTGTTTCTTGATGAACTGCCTGAATTTAAAAGAAATGCACTCGAAGCTTTAAGACAACCTCTCGAAGATGGATATGTTACAATATCCCGGGCACAACAAACGATTACATTTCCATCAAGATTCATGCTTGTTGCCGCCATGAACCCGTGCCCCTGCGGTTATTATGGAGATCCGCATCATCAATGTTCATGTCCTGTAAGATCAATAATAAAATACCGTTCAAGGATTTCTGGACCGCTCCTTGATAGATTTGATATACAGATAGATGTTCCTGCTGTTAGGTTTAAAGAAATCATAAGGGATGATGCCAACGAATCTTCCCGGGATATACTTAAAAGGGTTGAAAAAGCGCGAAAGATTCAAGGAGAAAGATTCAACGGATTAAAGATTTTTTCAAATGCCCAGATGTTACCGAGACATACAAAGAAATTCTGTAAACTTAATGAACAATCGATCATCCTCCTTGCCAATGCTATTGAGAGACTTGGTTTATCGGCACGAGCATATTCAAGGATAATAAAAGTGGCAAGAACAATTGCAGATCTTGATAATACATTAGAAATTCAATCTCAGCATATAGCAGAAGCAATTCAATACCGCAGTCTTGACAGAACCTTCGAGAATATTTGA
- a CDS encoding OmpA family protein, whose protein sequence is MKKLLLAIGVFALIAAKPLYAASPIGPAMDGETGIMRVISARSLPATGLMMGINGLYFWSNDLLNTENDVNQRLEERTNLTYGATDWLELFINATSAAQTIKYTSANATMLFQTLGDLTGGFKLSYLVTPGFAFGFDAFGQLLTDANQLGYKLSASNYGARLLWTIDLDAAENIPFRFHVNLGYKVDNSRYLLPAPNYTWTGASVDSIYATGLTRTEEEYALGIYHDNQILGAIGVEFPGTYLTPFIEYYTNQLINNHSITGHSLSLKYDQSPQYITPGFRFTPEKGVAVDIAADIGLTKQESVQTSNGPVNVRAVPLWSVIVGASYTILPGAMVIIQRVQAPPPQQNGVVGGVVLDEQTRQPISHAILSFPGTNLSDIITNRTNGAFTSCQINPGTVKLEVSKDGYQPKVLEAQVLTGQTTNVDILMKKLVEIGAIAGMVTDTTGKPLAAVLTFNNTTLPPGATDPRTGFYFVKLPPGIYSVTAAAQGYISRTFTVPIKNNVKTVVNIMLEQHKAAAAPPPPAPITAPVIIQKKPRVILEKAKKKIVITEAVHFQTGRATILPESYSLLDEIVQVLKDNPDISIRIEGYTDNVGSPSYNLRLSQARAESVMKYFIQEGLSPDRVQAKGYGDMLPIASNRTAQGRAKNRRVEFTIIKE, encoded by the coding sequence ATGAAAAAATTGTTATTAGCGATTGGAGTATTTGCATTAATAGCGGCTAAGCCTTTATATGCTGCATCTCCAATAGGTCCTGCAATGGATGGAGAAACAGGCATAATGAGGGTTATATCCGCCCGAAGTTTACCTGCCACAGGTTTGATGATGGGCATAAATGGACTATACTTCTGGTCAAACGATCTATTAAACACCGAAAACGATGTAAATCAAAGACTCGAAGAAAGAACAAACCTAACGTACGGAGCAACAGACTGGTTGGAGCTCTTTATTAATGCTACAAGTGCAGCACAGACTATAAAATATACTTCTGCAAATGCTACAATGCTTTTTCAAACACTTGGTGATCTTACAGGTGGTTTTAAACTAAGCTATCTTGTAACACCTGGATTTGCTTTTGGGTTTGATGCATTCGGCCAACTTTTAACCGATGCAAATCAGCTTGGTTATAAATTGAGTGCATCAAACTATGGCGCCAGATTATTATGGACCATTGATCTCGATGCTGCTGAGAACATTCCCTTTAGATTCCATGTAAACTTGGGTTATAAAGTGGATAATTCTCGCTACCTTTTACCCGCACCAAATTATACGTGGACGGGTGCATCTGTTGATAGTATATATGCTACCGGACTCACAAGAACAGAAGAAGAGTATGCACTAGGAATATACCATGACAATCAAATACTGGGTGCGATTGGTGTAGAATTCCCTGGAACATACCTTACCCCATTCATTGAATACTACACAAACCAGCTTATAAACAACCATTCAATTACCGGTCATAGCCTGAGTTTGAAGTATGATCAATCCCCTCAATATATAACACCTGGTTTTAGATTTACACCAGAAAAGGGTGTTGCTGTTGACATCGCGGCAGATATAGGACTAACAAAACAAGAAAGCGTTCAGACGTCCAATGGTCCCGTTAATGTAAGGGCAGTACCGCTATGGTCGGTTATAGTTGGTGCCAGCTATACAATACTACCCGGTGCTATGGTTATAATCCAGAGGGTACAAGCTCCCCCGCCTCAACAGAATGGTGTAGTAGGCGGTGTTGTCCTTGATGAACAAACAAGGCAACCAATAAGTCATGCTATTCTAAGCTTCCCGGGAACAAACCTGTCGGACATAATTACAAATAGAACAAACGGAGCTTTTACAAGCTGTCAAATAAATCCTGGTACTGTTAAGTTAGAAGTTTCTAAAGATGGTTACCAGCCAAAGGTACTTGAGGCCCAGGTGTTAACCGGACAGACAACGAATGTAGACATATTAATGAAAAAGCTTGTTGAGATAGGTGCAATAGCCGGTATGGTGACAGACACAACAGGTAAACCGCTTGCTGCCGTTCTAACATTTAACAACACAACCTTGCCTCCTGGTGCAACTGATCCAAGAACCGGTTTCTATTTTGTAAAATTACCACCGGGTATATACAGCGTTACCGCTGCTGCACAGGGATATATCAGCAGAACATTCACCGTTCCAATTAAAAATAACGTAAAAACTGTTGTAAATATTATGCTTGAACAACACAAGGCTGCAGCAGCACCGCCGCCTCCGGCCCCTATCACTGCTCCCGTAATAATCCAGAAGAAACCGAGGGTTATACTTGAAAAGGCAAAGAAAAAGATTGTAATAACAGAGGCAGTTCATTTTCAGACAGGCCGTGCAACGATATTACCCGAATCGTATTCACTGCTGGATGAGATTGTGCAGGTACTTAAAGATAATCCGGACATATCAATAAGGATAGAAGGCTACACCGATAATGTCGGTTCCCCTTCATATAACCTCAGGCTGTCTCAGGCAAGAGCAGAGTCTGTGATGAAGTATTTTATCCAGGAGGGTTTATCTCCTGATAGGGTACAGGCCAAAGGTTATGGAGATATGTTACCCATAGCGTCTAATAGAACAGCACAAGGGAGAGCTAAAAATAGAAGGGTAGAATTTACAATAATAAAGGAATAA
- a CDS encoding ATP-binding protein, producing MDPEKRKRRIEFIIIIAVLLFIIGLTSFESNIYHVTLKVPISKNALVFSFINLNIVLITLFLFLVIRNTAKFVFGEKQVFGRLKVRAKLAMAFIFFSIIPIIIMFIISAGFITHTINSWFSIEVENSLTQSLDIAKTYYENTAKNTISFASTIGNDLIKRGILSEETKPELTEFITKKLNEYNLTAIEVYDENGKLLGISKTKSGIPINLTKTSMIHDALAGDIKTYIESIGSSDIIKGFAPIYIYGIKQPIGLVVCNYFVKNSLVEKMADIQQGYKEYRQQQILKPHLKTSYILFLVLISLLMIFSSIWLSVYIAKNISVQLDGIVLATKRIMTNDFDVQIEKKSQDEVGDLVDAFNIMAKELKQSRAYLDHSYTEQTQRKAYIEAILNSISSGVIAIDGTGYITMINTTAIKLLNITSSIIDKYYRDVMPYNFISPVTELLREMRSSKSPTATKEISIDLQGQIRIFILRLTALKAYAPELSGYIAVFEDVTDLIKMQRIATWQEVAKRMAHEIKNPLTPIRLAAERLRRKYMDRIDSDRDIFDESTKTIIKEVDELKRLVDEFYTFARLPTSQPKMNSINALITEVYTLYSEAHKNVTFIIEKDEDIPLFKFDIAQMRRVLINLIENALWSIQGTGGITLVSKYDKEHGIAKIEVIDTGMGIEDTDKSKIFDLYYSKKKGGSGLGLAIVQRIITEHNARIRVEDNKPRGAKFTIELSTADEKELFDINGGKIA from the coding sequence ATGGATCCTGAAAAGCGTAAAAGACGCATAGAATTTATAATAATAATTGCTGTTCTGCTGTTTATTATAGGTCTGACATCCTTTGAGTCAAATATCTATCATGTAACATTAAAAGTACCCATATCAAAAAATGCACTCGTTTTCAGTTTTATAAACCTGAACATAGTTTTGATAACGTTATTTCTGTTCCTTGTGATAAGAAATACTGCAAAATTTGTATTCGGTGAAAAACAGGTATTCGGCAGGCTGAAAGTAAGAGCAAAACTCGCCATGGCGTTTATATTTTTTTCTATCATACCGATCATAATCATGTTTATTATTTCAGCAGGCTTTATAACTCATACAATCAATAGCTGGTTCAGCATAGAAGTGGAGAATTCCCTTACCCAGTCACTCGATATTGCGAAAACATATTATGAGAATACAGCAAAGAATACAATATCTTTCGCCTCTACTATAGGAAACGATCTTATCAAAAGGGGCATACTGTCAGAAGAAACAAAGCCGGAGCTTACCGAATTCATTACAAAAAAATTGAATGAGTATAATCTAACAGCTATCGAGGTGTATGATGAAAACGGCAAACTGCTTGGTATAAGCAAAACCAAATCCGGAATACCAATAAATCTAACAAAAACATCAATGATCCATGATGCATTAGCCGGTGATATTAAAACATACATAGAAAGTATCGGCAGCAGTGACATCATTAAAGGCTTTGCTCCAATATATATATATGGCATTAAACAACCCATCGGTCTTGTAGTATGCAATTATTTTGTAAAAAACAGCCTTGTTGAGAAAATGGCAGATATACAACAGGGTTATAAAGAATACCGTCAGCAGCAAATACTTAAACCGCATTTAAAAACAAGCTATATCCTGTTTCTTGTCCTTATATCGCTGCTCATGATCTTTTCTTCAATATGGCTTAGTGTGTATATAGCAAAAAACATATCCGTACAGCTTGATGGAATTGTATTAGCTACAAAGAGGATTATGACCAATGACTTTGATGTTCAAATAGAGAAGAAAAGTCAAGATGAGGTAGGGGATCTTGTTGATGCATTCAATATAATGGCAAAGGAACTGAAACAGAGCAGGGCTTATCTTGATCACTCTTATACCGAGCAGACACAAAGAAAAGCATACATCGAAGCAATATTAAACAGTATCTCCTCGGGAGTTATTGCCATAGACGGAACTGGATATATAACAATGATCAATACCACAGCAATAAAACTACTCAACATTACTTCTTCCATTATCGACAAATACTACCGCGATGTGATGCCCTACAATTTCATATCTCCGGTTACAGAACTTTTAAGGGAAATGAGATCCAGTAAATCTCCTACAGCCACAAAAGAAATAAGTATAGACCTTCAGGGTCAGATAAGGATCTTTATTCTCAGGTTAACGGCCCTCAAGGCTTATGCTCCGGAGCTGAGTGGGTACATCGCTGTGTTTGAAGATGTTACCGATCTAATAAAAATGCAAAGGATCGCAACGTGGCAGGAGGTAGCAAAAAGAATGGCACATGAGATAAAGAATCCGCTTACCCCTATAAGGTTAGCTGCCGAGAGATTAAGAAGAAAATATATGGACAGGATAGACTCCGACAGAGATATTTTTGACGAATCAACAAAAACAATTATTAAAGAGGTTGATGAACTAAAAAGGCTTGTGGACGAGTTTTATACCTTTGCCAGGCTACCAACCAGCCAACCCAAGATGAACTCCATAAATGCCCTTATTACAGAAGTGTACACACTCTACAGTGAAGCACACAAGAATGTTACATTTATAATTGAAAAGGATGAAGACATACCATTATTCAAATTTGACATAGCCCAGATGAGAAGGGTATTGATAAATCTTATAGAAAATGCACTATGGTCAATTCAAGGAACAGGCGGCATCACACTTGTTTCAAAGTATGATAAGGAACATGGTATTGCAAAGATAGAGGTTATTGATACCGGTATGGGGATTGAGGATACAGACAAATCAAAAATATTTGATCTATACTATTCCAAAAAAAAAGGCGGATCGGGACTTGGACTTGCTATAGTTCAGAGAATCATAACAGAACACAATGCAAGGATAAGGGTTGAAGACAACAAACCGAGGGGCGCAAAATTTACGATAGAACTGTCAACCGCTGATGAAAAAGAATTGTTTGATATTAATGGAGGTAAAATAGCTTGA
- a CDS encoding sigma-54 dependent transcriptional regulator: protein MIHKGIILVVDDEDYIRSTIAGILTDEHYDVKLAKDGYEAMEVIKNYEPQIVLLDIWMPGIDGVEMLKKIKEQTPDTIVIMISGHGTIDTAVKTIKIGAFDFIEKPLSADKLLITIENGLKFYNLERENRQLRGKVEKKYELIGVSKSIKDLRRKIAIVAQTDSWVLITGENGTGKELVARSIHRMSKRTDMPFVDVNCAAIPDELLESELFGYEKGSFTGADRRRIGKIELADKGTIFLDEVGDMSLKMQAKLLRTLEEGRFERIGGNDSINVDIRVITATNKTLQNEIEEGRFREDLYYRLNVIPIHVSPLRERKDDIPVLINYFLKDLCDISRNEKTITDEAMDVLTQYRWNGNVRELKNLLERLFVLTEADTIDVDDIPAEIKNNKEENTAAANLQSARTSFEREYIIRMLKEHNWNITKTAAKIGISRENLSRKIKYLGIAKED from the coding sequence TTGATTCATAAAGGAATAATACTTGTTGTAGATGATGAGGATTATATTCGTTCTACCATTGCAGGCATCCTAACAGATGAACATTATGATGTCAAACTTGCAAAAGACGGCTATGAAGCAATGGAGGTAATAAAAAACTATGAGCCTCAGATCGTTTTACTTGATATCTGGATGCCCGGTATTGATGGAGTAGAGATGCTAAAAAAAATAAAAGAACAAACTCCGGATACAATTGTTATAATGATCTCAGGGCATGGGACAATAGATACGGCAGTAAAAACCATTAAAATCGGAGCGTTTGATTTCATAGAAAAGCCTTTATCCGCGGATAAACTTCTTATAACAATAGAAAATGGATTAAAGTTTTATAATCTCGAAAGAGAGAATAGACAGCTTAGAGGGAAGGTAGAAAAAAAATACGAACTCATAGGTGTTTCAAAATCAATTAAAGACTTGAGAAGGAAGATTGCAATAGTTGCACAAACTGACAGCTGGGTTTTAATAACAGGAGAGAATGGAACGGGCAAAGAGCTTGTAGCAAGATCAATACACAGAATGAGTAAACGGACCGACATGCCTTTTGTTGACGTAAACTGCGCTGCAATACCCGATGAACTCCTTGAAAGCGAACTATTCGGATATGAAAAAGGCTCATTTACTGGTGCGGATAGGCGGAGAATAGGTAAGATAGAGCTTGCGGATAAAGGGACTATTTTCCTTGACGAAGTTGGGGATATGAGTTTAAAAATGCAGGCAAAACTGCTTCGCACGCTCGAAGAAGGCAGGTTTGAGAGAATAGGAGGGAACGATAGTATAAATGTAGATATAAGAGTTATCACGGCAACAAATAAAACTTTGCAAAATGAGATTGAAGAAGGGCGATTCAGAGAGGATCTCTACTACAGATTAAATGTTATACCCATTCATGTCTCTCCCTTGAGGGAAAGAAAAGATGATATACCAGTACTCATAAATTATTTCTTAAAAGATTTATGCGACATAAGCAGAAATGAAAAAACCATTACGGATGAAGCAATGGACGTATTAACCCAATACAGATGGAACGGAAATGTAAGAGAGCTTAAGAACCTGTTGGAACGATTATTTGTACTCACAGAAGCCGATACAATAGATGTCGATGACATACCCGCCGAGATAAAAAACAATAAAGAAGAGAATACAGCTGCCGCTAATCTGCAGTCAGCCAGAACTTCTTTTGAAAGGGAATACATAATCCGAATGCTTAAAGAACATAACTGGAATATCACAAAAACTGCAGCCAAGATAGGTATATCCAGAGAGAATCTTTCAAGAAAAATAAAGTATCTTGGTATTGCAAAGGAGGATTAA